In the genome of Chiloscyllium plagiosum isolate BGI_BamShark_2017 chromosome 33, ASM401019v2, whole genome shotgun sequence, one region contains:
- the LOC122540014 gene encoding ADP-ribosylation factor 2-like — MGILLSLFGLSKKEMRILMVGLDAAGKTTILYKLKLGEVVTTIPTIGFNVETVEYKNISFTVWDVGGQDKIRTLWKHYFQNTQGLIFVIDSNDRERINEARDELSRMLSEDELRDAVLLIFANKQDLPNAMTPAEITDKLSLHQMRQRIWHVQATCANNGEGLYEGLNWLSQQTFVKR, encoded by the exons ATGGGAATATTACTGAGTTTATTTGGTCTTTCGAAGAAGGAAATGCGAATTCTTATGGTGGGGCTTGATGCAGCAGGCAAAACTACAATCCTGTATAAACTCAAACTTGGAGAAGTTGTAACAACTATTCCCACTATTG GCTTTAATGTGGAAACAGTAGAATACAAAAATATAAGCTTCACAGTTTGGGATGTTGGTGGTCAAGACAAAATTAGAACACTCTGGAAGCACTATTTCCAGAACACACAAG GCTTAATATTCGTTATCGACAGCAACGATCGAGAACGTATCAATGAGGCAAGGGATGAGCTAAGTCGAATGCTCTCCGAAGATGAACTAAGAGATGCTGTGTTGTTAATCTTTGCCAATAAACAG GATTTGCCGAATGCAATGACTCCTGCAGAGATCACAGATAAGCTGAGTCTGCACCAAATGCGTCAACGAATATGGCACGTTCAGGCAACCTGTGCTAATAATGGTGAGGGCCTTTATGAAGGTCTTAACTGGCTGTCTCAACAAACATTTGTAAAGCGATAA